The following coding sequences lie in one Rutidosis leptorrhynchoides isolate AG116_Rl617_1_P2 chromosome 4, CSIRO_AGI_Rlap_v1, whole genome shotgun sequence genomic window:
- the LOC139843741 gene encoding uncharacterized protein, producing the protein MKASIKFRDEQKPLFRAKIPLNIIGLPFQSGIVAGETKELSLNLATFFESGPQLKLAYRPNDSINPFSVIFKTGIGHFGSPISSSLNMSAEFNLTGGSQNPTFFVHFKPQFGDFTVKKTQSSVFKKKINSSVDSIDNELKFSDSAVNSHPPVSGAVNGVLSDVELSATTAVPVSKYGRLNFRWGVRVPGLPATDEMATVVMKKSNKSTAGISFQKLPVLLINKIGIEHVARGDCVQLQKVSPVASDVADPFLGVKKQIEIIQMENEALKKAMENLKCEFSVVKSGTNTVRVNGGDRGIKDGELKDEC; encoded by the coding sequence ATGAAAGCTTCAATCAAATTCAGAGATGAGCAAAAACCTCTATTTCGGGCCAAAATTCCTCTCAATATCATCGGTCTTCCGTTTCAATCAGGAATTGTAGCCGGTGAAACGAAAGAATTATCACTAAATCTCGCAACTTTTTTCGAATCGGGTCCTCAATTGAAGCTCGCGTATCGTCCAAACGATTCAATTAATCCGTTCAGTGTCATATTCAAAACTGGAATAGGCCATTTTGGATCTCCGATTTCAAGCTCGTTAAACATGAGCGCTGAATTTAATTTGACTGGTGGAAGTCAAAACcctaccttttttgttcacttcaAACCTCAATTTGGCGATTTCACCGTTAAGAAGACTCAATCTTCAGTGTTTAAGAAGAAAATCAATAGCTCTGTTGATTCAATTGAtaatgaattgaagttttccgATTCGGCTGTGAATTCTCATCCTCCGGTCTCCGGAGCGGTGAACGGAGTATTGTCTGACGTTGAATTATCTGCGACAACTGCAGTTCCGGTGAGCAAATACGGTAGGTTGAATTTCCGGTGGGGTGTTAGGGTTCCGGGCCTTCCGGCGACGGATGAAATGGCGACGGTGGTGATGAAAAAGAGTAACAAATCAACGGCTGGGATTTCATTTCAGAAGCTTCCTGTTTTGCTCATAAATAAGATCGGGATTGAACACGTGGCGCGTGGGGATTGTGTTCAGCTACAAAAGGTGAGCCCGGTGGCTAGTGACGTGGCGGATCCTTTTTTGGGAGTTAAAAAACAGATAGAGATCATACAAATGGAAAATGAGGCGTTAAAGAAAGCAATGGAGAATCTGAAGTGTGAATTTTCTGTCGTTAAGTCTGGGACTAATACCGTTAGAGTTAACGGCGGGGATAGGGGGATTAAGGATGGTGAGTTGAAGGATGAATGTTGA